In a single window of the Pleurodeles waltl isolate 20211129_DDA chromosome 4_2, aPleWal1.hap1.20221129, whole genome shotgun sequence genome:
- the LOC138293637 gene encoding uncharacterized protein: MARANLLQLWWPLFIIPTVFGSNARTTSELTTILILLFVFLLLLIVLIFSWHRLNLDTDNKYHPRRLCCGGSDDEDGRGPLASLAGDVADRWRTIRNRVMGSSSAQLSQSEDGMEQEPAGHPEDEDMESNEEYDDHHDRTSDLGDETDANDDDYSSMEIAQPRAKKEMDASDPPAERRSTNSQTVDTLQVLLPNFSGSAAWEDEGPEGSVSVHVTAL; encoded by the coding sequence ATGGCGCGTGCCAACCTCCTGCAGCTCTGGTGGCCTCTCTTCATCATTCCTACCGTCTTTGGGTCGAATGCTCGGACCACATCCGAACTGACCACCATACTTATCCTGCTTTTCGTCTTTCTGTTGCTGCTTATAGTCCTCATCTTCAGTTGGCACAGGCTGAACCTTGACACTGACAACAAGTATCACCCCCGGAGACTGTGCTGTGGAGGCAGCGATGACGAAGATGGCAGAGGACCCTTGGCGTCACTTGCCGGAGATGTAGCTGACAGGTGGCGGACCATTCGGAACCGAgtgatggggagctcatctgcccAGCTCAGCCAGTCCGAGGATGGCATGGAGCAGGAGCCGGCAGGACACCCAGAGGATGAAGACATGGAAAGCAACGAGGAGTATGATGACCATCATGATCGAACCAGCGATTTAGGTGATGAGACGGATGCCAACGATGATGATTACTCAAGCATGGAAATAGCACAGCCAAGGGCAAAGAAAGAGATGGACGCTTCTGACCCACCTGCTGAGAGAAGATCAACCAACAGCCAAACAGTGGACACCCTACAGGTCCTGCTACCCAACTTCTCCGGCTCTGCCGCCTGGGAGGACGAAGGCCCAGAGGGCAGCGTCAGTGTGCATGTCACCGCACTGTAA